In Haematobia irritans isolate KBUSLIRL chromosome 1, ASM5000362v1, whole genome shotgun sequence, a genomic segment contains:
- the LOC142222503 gene encoding membrane metallo-endopeptidase-like 1, with translation MKSFAILSVSCFLVLTKSSPINTNDTTTTISQEDAIRHDKAQEILRYMNTSADPCEDFYEFACGNYGKYNRPSYDKPHTGLLPSLQNRMNEKLKSLLLAEISANDTEVDRQAKTFYKSCLNIVDQKHNYPVKLREIAKEFGQMPMLMEEEEDKWDEDKFDWLETVGNISHKLGIAILFDFGVAIDFTNNSINRLYITQQEFPVPKAIYLDAEHKLLRKAYGSSIRTKLREYLNVSPKVASQTAEEIVYFEIMLTEKIMDTQDNKGMSDLFKLSRFEEANTQYASQIDIKQQALRVFGTIPSHLQVYIQYEYFNHLLQTITKVPKRIVANYIFYQLLSHFIFEVDAFEEKRQNECLVTMKKHFFRNLDNMFYRQQLSKETEDAIGDVWQLHKSAYQQSLEGQEFNWINEDTRKYALEKLQAMTMEILSYENHNFTKTHGSLNFHSDNYIDNVRQLLMRKASLERAKLYEPPQALEFGETLSLTPVNLLLENTVKIPVAFLQPHTTWSSNYPNAYNFALLGAVLAHELLHGFDNTGRTYDLKGNNRVWWDPQSRLQFDDRSKCLQNQYRNYSFNGHQLTDMENQGENIADNGGVRLAYRAYLNWFAQSDDDRKIQLESFPGLNYTNRQLFFISYGQVWCSTILKEYQSVLASTDSHVPENFRVIGPLSNFEEFSQEFKCPPGSGMNPEKKCKIY, from the coding sequence ATGAAAAGTTTTGCTATTCTAAGTGTGTCTTGCTTTTTGGTCCTAACAAAAAGTTCACCTATCAACACTAATGACACGACCACCACCATTTCTCAAGAGGATGCCATACGCCATGATAAAGCCCAAGAAATTCTCCGGTATATGAATACATCAGCTGATCCATGTGAAGATTTCTATGAATTTGCTTGTGGTAACTATGGCAAATACAATAGGCCTTCCTATGATAAGCCTCACACGGGATTACTTCCAAGTTTACAAAAtcgaatgaatgaaaaattaaaatcgttATTATTAGCAGAAATTTCTGCAAATGATACCGAAGTGGATAGACAAGCCAAGACCTTCTATAAATCTTGTTTAAATATTGTGGATCAAAAGCATAATTATCCGGTAAAACTTCGTGAAATTGCCAAAGAATTTGGTCAAATGCCCATGTTAATGGAGGAGGAGGAGGATAAATGGGATGAAGATAAATTCGATTGGTTGGAAACAGTTGGTAACATTTCTCACAAACTGGGTATTGCGATACTTTTTGATTTTGGTGTGGCCATAGATTTCACCAATAATAGCAttaatcgtttatatatcacccaaCAGGAATTTCCAGTTCCTAAAGCCATCTACCTGGACGCGGAACACAAGCTACTAAGGAAAGCCTATGGGTCATCGATAAGGACTAAATTGCgtgaatatttaaatgtatcccCCAAAGTTGCAAGCCAGACAGCCGAAGAGATTGTATATTTTGAGATTATGTTGACTGAAAAAATTATGGATACCCAGGATAATAAGGGCATGTCTGATCTCTTCAAATTGTCTAGATTCGAAGAGGCAAACACCCAGTATGCATCGCAAATTGATATTAAGCAGCAAGCTTTACGAGTTTTTGGAACAATACCCAGCCATCTTCAGGTCTATATACAATATGAATATTTCAATCACTTGCTCCAGACCATAACGAAAGTACCCAAAAGAATTGTGGCCAATTACATATTTTATCAATTACTGTCGCATTTTATTTTCGAAGTTGATGCGTTTGAGGAAAAACGCCAAAATGAATGCTTGGTTACTATGAAGAAGCATTTCTTTAGGAATCTCGACAATATGTTCTATCGCCAGCAATTATCCAAGGAAACTGAAGACGCCATTGGCGACGTTTGGCAATTACACAAATCAGCATATCAACAGTCCCTGGAGGGCCAAGAGTTTAATTGGATAAATGAGGATACCCGCAAATATGCTTTGGAAAAACTCCAAGCCATGACAATGGAAATCCTCTCCTATGAAAAtcataattttaccaaaactcatGGTTCCTTGAATTTCCACAGTGACAACTACATAGACAATGTGCGACAATTGCTCATGAGAAAAGCCTCTCTGGAAAGGGCTAAATTGTATGAGCCTCCTCAAGCCTTAGAATTTGGAGAAACATTATCTCTAACTCCTGTAAATTTGCTTTTGGAAAATACTGTAAAGATACCAGTGGCATTTTTACAGCCCCATACCACATGGTCTTCAAACTATCCAAATGCCTATAATTTTGCCCTTCTGGGTGCAGTGTTGGCTCATGAACTTCTCCATGGTTTTGACAATACTGGTCGTACCTATGATCTAAAAGGTAATAATCGCGTGTGGTGGGATCCACAATCTAGACTCCAATTCGATGATCGTTCCAAATGTCTACAGAATCAATATAGAAATTATAGCTTTAATGGCCAtcagttgaccgatatggaaaaTCAAGGTGAAAATATAGCCGATAATGGTGGGGTGCGTTTAGCTTATCGTGCCTATTTGAATTGGTTTGCGCAATCTGATGATGATCGAAAAATTCAATTGGAATCTTTTCCTGGCCTTAACTATACCAATCGACAATTATTTTTCATTAGCTATGGACAAGTTTGGTGCAGCACAATCTTGAAAGAATATCAAAGTGTTCTGGCTTCAACTGATTCGCATGTTCCTGAAAATTTTCGTGTCATTGGACCTCTTtcgaattttgaagaattttcccaAGAATTTAAATGTCCTCCAGGCAGTGGCATGAATCCCGAaaagaaatgtaaaatttattga
- the LOC142222502 gene encoding neprilysin-2-like has product MKVIVDRFKLPWVGYCLLGIMLMTLVIEGSSIGGDTKTIKLREYKIEEIKKFLNTSVDPCDDFYEYVCGNFAVNSSSSTMPAILEMTTWYTEMLSKEFKEDNGDGDQDNPVDKLLKDFYRSCVNLPETLENNCKKTQERVLKQLKNWPLLADGKNDTWQESQFDWVKEIAEFFHNSGIDIILGVDIVRDFTNNTINHVAIFESGFLYPYPHGLENIEKYRNNMVNEKINYLKKFLAVKEETKLREAVNEIINFEFALAQGKINAQKGLPKHEIYNLTSIEDMQKKYSQDFNVSQYLHIALGFVPSVIMVDHRYLENALRTIRNTPKKVVANYVIFTYLETLSMDMPITMDDIVQDCLSIIQEKFHKELDNRFYRKYIRSTMEKDVKFLWQQIRGAFKEALLSNSLNWLAESTRSEALQKLETMKISILTFESINFTQMYSNVHLDPLNYMENKLTLQALRANEIRSQVNQPPQIDVTDGSAISHVPSYSATENTVRIPVSLLYLYHIYGPSYPKAINFGTMGAFMGHEMIHGFDDSGGVYDAKGNTRNWWQPKCFEEFKERRKCFMEQYHKFTMANGQHLPLMPLQSENIADNGGLHIAYEAYTKWFEQELSGNLQLQVSEQLDGLNYTHKQLFFIAYGQSWCTSYSSTVMDTTEDIHMPPKYRVLGTLANSMEFSKVFQCPLNSGMNPSKKCVIY; this is encoded by the coding sequence atgaaaGTTATAGTTGATCGCTTCAAATTGCCATGGGTCGGTTATTGTCTCTTAGGAATAATGCTGATGACGTTAGTGATTGAAGGATCTTCGATAGGTGGAGATACTAAGACCATAAAATTACGTGAAtataaaattgaagaaattaaaaaatttctaaatacatCAGTGGATCCTTGCGATGATTTCTATGAATATGTTTGTGGTAACTTTGCCGTAAATTCGTCTTCATCTACTATGCCTGCCATACTAGAGATGACAACTTGGTATACTGAGATGTTAAGTAAAGAATTTAAGGAGGATAATGGTGATGGAGATCAGGATAACCCTGTGGATAAATTActtaaagatttctatagatctTGTGTGAATCTTCCGGAAACCTTAGAAAATAATTGTAAGAAAACTCAAGAAAGAGTTTTAAAGCAATTGAAAAATTGGCCTTTATTGGCCGATGGCAAAAATGACACATGGCAAGAATCACAATTTGATTGGGTCAAAGAAATAGCTGAATTTTTCCACAACTCAGGAATTGATATCATACTGGGTGTGGATATTGTGCGAGATTTCACCAATAACACCATTAACCATGTCGCAATTTTTGAAAGTGGATTTTTGTATCCTTATCCCCATGGTTTAGAGAATATTGAGAAATATCGCAACAATATGGTGAATGAGAAGATTAATtacttgaaaaagtttttggctGTGAAAGAAGAGACAAAGTTACGTGAAGCTGTCaatgaaattataaattttgaattCGCCTTGGCCCAGGGTAAAATCAATGCCCAAAAGGGATTGCCGAAACATGAAATCTATAACCTGACATCGATTGAGGATATGCAAAAGAAATATTCGCAGGATTTTAATGTAAGCCAATATTTACACATTGCCTTAGGTTTTGTGCCATCCGTAATTATGGTTGATCATCGTTATCTGGAAAATGCTTTGCGAACCATACGTAATACACCCAAAAAGGTGGTGGCTAATTATGTGATATTCACATATTTGGAAACATTGTCCATGGATATGCCCATCACCATGGATGATATAGTTCAAGATTGTCTATCGATCATCCAGGAAAAATTCCACAAGGAATTAGATAATAGATTCTATCGCAAATACATAAGATCCACAATGGAAAAGGATGTGAAATTCCTATGGCAACAAATACGCGGAGCTTTTAAGGAGGCCTTgttatccaactcccttaattgGCTAGCGGAGAGTACACGCAGTGAAGCTTTGCAGAAATTGGAGACTATGAAAATTTCCATTCTAACATTTGAGTCCATTAATTTCACCCAAATGTATTCCAATGTGCACTTGGATCCCCTTAATTATATGGAGAATAAATTGACATTGCAGGCCCTACGAGCAAATGAAATACGATCCCAAGTAAATCAACCGCCCCAAATTGATGTTACAGATGGTAGTGCTATATCCCATGTACCCTCGTATTCAGCCACTGAAAACACTGTCAGAATCCCCGTTTCATTGCTTTATCTCTATCACATCTACGGTCCTTCATACCCGAAGGCCATCAATTTTGGAACTATGGGCGCCTTTATGGGTCATGAAATGATTCATGGGTTTGATGATAGCGGTGGTGTTTATGATGCCAAAGGAAATACTCGTAATTGGTGGCAACCTAAATGTTTCGAAGAATTTAAAGAACGTCGCAAATGTTTTATGGAGCAATATCACAAGTTTACCATGGCCAATGGCCAGCATTTACCTTTGATGCCTTTGCAATCGGAAAATATTGCCGACAATGGTGGCCTCCACATAGCCTATGAGGCCTATACGAAATGGTTCGAACAAGAGTTAAGTGGCAACCTGCAATTGCAAGTATCCGAACAATTAGATGGTCTTAATTATACCCATAAACAGCTTTTCTTCATAGCCTATGGCCAGTCATGGTGTACGTCGTATTCGTCCACAGTTATGGATACCACAGAAGATATCCATATGCCTCCCAAATATCGAGTTCTTGGAACTTTAGCGAATAGTATGGAATTTTCCAAGGTATTTCAATGTCCGTTGAACAGTGGCATGAATCCTTCAAAGAAATGTGTGATTTATTGA
- the LOC142222508 gene encoding endothelin-converting enzyme 1-like, whose amino-acid sequence MLGKILEILISLILWLSMGGTFAIDPELGAARISKSQEILKYMNQSINPCENFFEFACGNWKTHHPSNIFITKTSAINLALKDFSTKLPQLLGRPNVGDTEAEHKMKEFYRSCRTSGPLEKHAIKLKEIVEDIVKMPALEGDSWQKDTFDWLATVAEISYKYGINIILGYEVKLNIKDHSAYDIWITKQKFPEGYSQPLVGQLKNYLGMEESKAAMVALEFQTFETILKNFLFGQVLSEISVEDLHQQYYPDLNIKKFLNISLGFEASGGMVFYERAFLDFVRQMVKTFSQKALANYIYISLFREFMRELPAHSLVAPSFCLQKVQENFKDVISYAFYRKFNLTQVEEDFTHVWLDIKATFRNLLESNNLKWFNDQAREYALEKLHWLKMIVPSYKQVDLTTQYSNLSVSLQHIFLENVQSLLSFTAAKRRNSLTQFAHHIDDGLTMGTIIYVPNSNAIVVPVSVLLNEYFYSKSNPKALNMARLGYILGHEVIHGFSGIGRKFNKLGNFVGNWDANIENEFQQRRLCLYHQYRSYSFGGLPLPQDLGQAENAADIAGILLAYQSYRNWYMSEQRPSLEEVSMESLPDLGYTKDQLFFIYYAQTWCADTFENARSKIAIGDKHSPDEFRSFVPLTNIADFSNVFQCPLGSAMNPLQKCKIFD is encoded by the coding sequence ATGTTGGGAaagattttagaaattttaatatcGTTAATATTATGGCTATCAATGGGTGGAACATTTGCCATAGATCCTGAACTTGGAGCAGCACGTATAAGCAAATCTCAGGAAATATTAAAATACATGAATCAATCCATCAATCCCTGTGAGAATTTCTTTGAATTTGCATGTGGCAACTGGAAAACGCATCATCCAAGTAATATTTTCATCACAAAAACATCAGCCATAAATTTGGCCTTAAAGGATTTTTCTACGAAACTTCCTCAGCTATTGGGGAGACCTAATGTAGGGGACACAGAAGCAGAACACAAAATGAAAGAGTTCTATAGGTCATGTAGAACCTCTGGACCTTTGGAAAAGCATGCAatcaaattgaaagaaattgtcGAAGATATTGTAAAAATGCCAGCCTTGGAAGGTGATTCTTGGCAAAAGGACACATTCGATTGGTTAGCCACTGTTGCTGAGATCTCCTATAAATAtggaataaatataattttgggctATGAAGTAAAATTGAATATCAAAGATCATAGTGCCTATGATATATGGATAACAAAACAGAAATTCCCTGAAGGTTACTCACAACCATTGGTTGGACAATTGAAAAATTACCTGGGCATGGAAGAATCCAAGGCAGCCATGGTGGCTTTGGAGTTTCAgacatttgaaacaattttgaaaaattttctatttggtcAGGTCCTAAGTGAGATATCTGTGGAAGATCTACATCAGCAATATTATCCGGATTtgaatataaagaaatttttgaatatatccTTGGGCTTTGAAGCCAGCGGCGGTATGGTTTTCTATGAACGAGCATTTTTGGACTTTGTCAGACAAATGGTAAAGACCTTCTCCCAGAAAGCCTTGGCCAATTATATATACATCAGTCTATTCCGAGAATTTATGAGAGAATTGCCGGCACATAGCTTAGTGGCTCCAAGTTTTTGTCTTCAAAAGGTCCAAGAGAATTTCAAAGATGTTATAAGCTatgctttctataggaaattcaatTTGACCCAAGTTGAAGAGGACTTCACTCATGTCTGGCTGGATATAAAAGCTACTTTCCGGAATCTATTGGAATCAAATAACTTGAAATGGTTTAATGATCAAGCTCGAGAATATGCCTTGGAAAAATTACATTGGCTTAAAATGATAGTTCCTTCATACAAGCAGGTGGATCTCACCACCCAGTATAGCAATTTGAGTGTTAGCCTTCAGCATATTTTCTTGGAAAATGTGCAATCCCTTTTAAGCTTCACGGCAGCCAAACGTCGCAATTCCCTTACCCAATTTGCCCATCATATTGATGATGGCCTAACTATGGGCACCATAATTTATGTTCCAAATTCCAATGCCATTGTTGTTCCTGTATCGGTATTACTCAATGAATATTTCTATTCCAAATCGAATCCGAAAGCTTTAAATATGGCCCGCCTTGGTTATATCCTGGGTCATGAAGTAATCCATGGATTTAGTGGCATAGgacgtaaatttaataaattgggTAATTTCGTAGGCAATTGGGATGCCAATATTGAAAATGAATTTCAACAACGTCGTCTGTGTTTATATCATCAATATCGCAGTTATAGCTTTGGTGGTTTGCCTTTACCTCAAGATTTGGGACAAGCAGAAAATGCTGCTGATATTGCTGGTATCCTATTGGCCTATCAATCCTATCGAAATTGGTATATGTCTGAACAACGACCATCTTTGGAAGAAGTATCCATGGAATCTTTACCTGACCTCGGCTATACTAAAgatcaattatttttcatttattatgcTCAAACCTGGTGTGCTGATACATTTGAGAATGCACGCTCAAAAATTGCTATTGGTGATAAACATTCTCCCGATGAGTTTAGATCCTTTGTTCCATTGACAAATATTGCAGATTTTTCTAATGTCTTTCAATGTCCTTTGGGCTCTGCCATGAATCCcttacaaaaatgtaaaatattcgATTGA